The following proteins come from a genomic window of Candidozyma auris chromosome 4, complete sequence:
- the SMC3 gene encoding cohesin subunit SMC3, giving the protein MHIKKIIIQGFKTFKATTVVDDLSPEFNVVVGRNGSGKSNFFAAIRFVLSDAYTHMTREERQGLIHEGSGTVMSAFVEIIFDNSDKRFPLPNEEFAIRRTIGLKKDDYSLDGKLVTRSDVMNLLESAGFSRSNPYYIVPQGKITSITNSKDGERLTLLKDVSGAKVFEAKLRESSREMANSDIKMQRINEAMQRLDGKISDLAMESKDLKEYHSLESKRKVLEFHLFDRELNNLNNQNEDLDESYKELMGQTKKDLENIESREKVCEDLIKKVKSTRHAITLAAIEKQQADSDYYRALQDIAMKEQNEKELRTSLDDVRQEARQYAEKRERLTAMIRSHEKKITDELKPQLSELVARENQVKESINEYGAKQSALYAKQNRFKDFANKEDRDLWLQEKLTDLKEQLAAKQEEHENSIEQCKEFEKELQDVKNTIEKCRQSTEKFLSTADTKEIEEEVSKLKSHITELTEQRKSLWREEIKLRSLHDATEMELSDANHKVSSTMARSHAEGLKEVENIVERLNLQDSVYGPLSDLFVVSDKYKTAVEVIAGTSLFHVVVDNDETASIIMKELQRLKKGRVTFMPLNRLYTPPVSFPNQEENEFIPLIKKIRHDEDLVGNAIKHVFGRAIVCKDLHRGAELARMHKLTAITLDGDRANNQGVMTGGFRNSKNSRLDALKIQSKKRNELKRVSEQIKRCNTDLQNVDQEISSSNAQLDQQINKLNAMKLDHERKKTELNQLLNRKFVAEKKCLAAHRETSNVKNSMNTIKKWMAQYEEEITSEFSASLSKSELEKLRDINAQLSKLEGELNGVVADIAIKDAEITNLELETANWNSLVSVEFNEFSENDKNIELRALQKDLGKLRTQVSASKRNCDQANEELVKLNSKLEKLEKDLDEANREQAETVKRLERLTKKTEKIQSQRSILESRRKELHLKVGAFGVLPQEAFAKESFEERSSDDLLRELNSVNGELKKYAHINKKAMEQYNTFKREQEDLVARKEDLEKSKESIEKLMESLSQQKHHAILKCFESVSRSFHEIFEKLVPNGAGFLEMVKKEGVTDQSSPDLYSGVSLTVSFSSKSDEQQHIEQLSGGQKSLCAIALILAIQKCDPAPFYLFDEIDANLDTQYRTAVANMIKTLAQDAQFICTTFRPEMLQVAGNFYGVSFSDKVSSITAIEQADALSFVEGQR; this is encoded by the coding sequence ATGcacatcaaaaagatcatAATCCAGGGTTTTAAAACCTTCAAAGCCACGACCGTGGTGGATGACTTGTCGCCAGAGTTCAACGTTGTTGTGGGGAGAAATGGGTCAGGAAAATCAAATTTCTTTGCTGCCATCAGATTTGTCCTTTCTGATGCCTATACACATATGACCCGTGAAGAGCGTCAGGGGCTCATCCACGAAGGCTCAGGCACGGTAATGTCAGCATTTGTGGAGATCATCTTTGATAATAGCGACAAAAGGTTTCCTTTGCCTAATGAGGAGTTTGCTATTCGTAGAACCATTGGATTGAAAAAAGACGACTACTCTCTTGACGGGAAGCTTGTGACGCGGTCAGACGTGATGAATTTGCTAGAGAGTGCCGGATTTTCTCGTCTGAATCCTTACTATATTGTTCCTCAGGGGAAGATCACATCAATAACGAACTCTAAGGACGGTGAGAGATTGACCTTATTAAAAGACGTCAGTGGTGCGAAAGTGTTTGAGGCTAAGCTCAGAGAGTCTTCACGAGAAATGGCCAACTCAGATATCAAGATGCAGCGGATCAATGAGGCGATGCAGAGGCTCGATGGCAAGATTAGCGACTTGGCTATGGAGCTGAAGGACTTGAAAGAATACCATTCGCTTGAAAGTAAACGAAAGGTGCTCGAGTTCCATTTGTTCGATCGTGAATTAAACAATCTCAATAACCAGAACGAGGATCTCGACGAGTCATACAAAGAGCTCATGGGtcagacaaaaaaagatctcGAGAACATTGAGCTGCGCGAGAAGGTATGTGAGGACCTCAtaaagaaagtgaaaagCACTCGTCATGCTATTACCTTAGCTGCCATCGAGAAGCAGCAGGCTGACTCTGACTACTATCGTGCTCTTCAGGACATTGCTATGAAGGAAcagaatgaaaaagaattgagaACAAGCTTAGATGATGTACGTCAAGAGGCACGTCAGTACgcagagaagagagaaagacTCACGGCAATGATTCGATCTCACGAGAAAAAGATCACCGATGAACTAAAACCTCAGTTATCTGAGCTAGTTGCACGGGAAAACCAAGTaaaagaaagcatcaaTGAGTACGGTGCCAAGCAATCAGCACTCTACGCCAAACAAAACAGGTTCAAAGACTTTGCAAATAAAGAAGACAGGGACTTGTGGCTTCAGGAGAAATTGACTGACCTAAAAGAACAGCTTGCAgccaaacaagaagagcatGAAAACTCAATTGAACAATGCaaggaatttgaaaaagagttACAAGATGTCAAGAATACTATTGAGAAATGTAGGCAGTCCACAGAAAAATTCTTATCCACTGCCGATAccaaggagatcgaggaaGAGGTAAGCAAACTAAAGAGCCACATAACTGAACTCACAGAACAAAGAAAGTCgctttggagagaagagattAAGCTTCGATCACTTCATGATGCGACAGAAATGGAGCTTTCTGATGCCAATCATAAAGTCAGCCTGACTATGGCACGCTCACACGCCGAAGGCTTGAAGGAAGTGGAAAATATCGTTGAGCGTCTAAACTTGCAGGATTCTGTTTATGGCCCTTTGTCAGACTTGTTCGTGGTGTCAGATAAGTATAAAACAGCAGTCGAGGTTATTGCAGGCACTTCATTGTTCCATGTGGTTGTTGATAACGATGAAACTGCGCTGATTATCATGAAGGAGTTGCagaggttgaagaaaggAAGAGTGACTTTCATGCCTTTGAATCGTCTTTACACCCCAcctgtttcttttccaaaccAAGAGGAGAATGAATTCATTCcactcatcaagaaaataAGACATGATGAAGACTTGGTCGGCAATGCTATAAAGCATGTATTTGGCCGGGCTATAGTATGCAAAGATCTTCACCGTGGTGCTGAGCTTGCGCGTATGCACAAGTTAACTGCTATAACATTAGATGGAGATCGTGCAAATAACCAGGGTGTGATGACTGGCGGTTTTAGAAACTCGAAGAATTCGAGACTTGATGCCCTCAAAATTCAGTCAAAGAAGCGGAACGAGCTCAAAAGAGTCCTGGAACAAATTAAACGCTGCAATACAGATCTTCAAAACGTGGATCAAGAAATCTCACTGTCAAATGcacaacttgatcaacagatcaacaagttgaacgCGATGAAATTAGACCacgagagaaagaaaacgGAATTAAATCAGCTTCTAAATCGGAAGTTCGTTGCTGAAAAGAAGTGCTTGGCAGCTCACAGAGAAACTTCGAATGTAAAGAACTCGATGAATACTATCAAGAAGTGGATGGCGCAATATGAGGAAGAAATTACATCAGAATTCTCTGCGCTGTTGAGCAAATCCGAACTCGAGAAGCTAAGGGATATTAATGCACAGCTAAGTAAGCTTGAAGGGGAACTTAACGGCGTTGTTGCAGACATTGCAATCAAGGATGCCGAAATTACAAACCTCGAGTTGGAAACCGCAAACTGGAACTCGCTCGTGTCAGTTGAGTTTAACGAGTTCAGCGAGAACGATAAGAATATCGAACTTAGAGCCTTACAGAAAGACCTCGGGAAGCTAAGAACACAGGTTTCGGCAAGTAAGCGAAATTGCGATCAAGCCAATGAGGAACTAGTTAAGCTTAACTCaaaattggagaagcttgaaaaagaccTTGACGAAGCCAACCGCGAACAGGCTGAAACGGTCAAACGCCTTGAAAGACTCACCAAGAAGACGGAAAAGATACAATCTCAAAGGTCTATACTTGAAAGCAGGAGAAAGGAGCTTCATTTGAAGGTTGGAGCCTTTGGAGTTTTgccacaagaagcttttgcaaAGGAGAGTTTTGAAGAGCGTTCTCTGGATGACCTTCTTCGTGAGCTCAACTCAGTGAATGGAGAGCTAAAGAAGTATGCTCATATAAATAAGAAAGCTATGGAGCAGTACAAcactttcaaaagagagcaGGAAGATCTTGTTGCAAGAAAAGAGGATTTGGAAAAATCCAAGGAGTCAATTGAAAAGCTTATGGAGTCATTGAGCCAGCAGAAGCACCATGCCATCTTAAAGTGTTTTGAGCtggtttcaagaagctttcatGAGATTTTCGAGAAGCTTGTACCAAACGGAGCTGGTTTTCTCGAGATGGTCAAGAAAGAGGGTGTCACTGACCAACTGTCTCCAGATCTCTACAGCGGGGTCTCTTTGACTGTATCCTTTAGCTCTAAGAGCGACGAGCAGCAGCACATTGAGCAATTGTCTGGGGGACAGAAATCACTTTGCGCCATTGCGCTAATTCTCGCCATTCAGAAATGCGATCCCGCTCCATTCTACTTGTTTGACGAGATCGACGCCAACCTTGACACGCAATACCGTACTGCTGTTGCCAACATGATCAAAACGTTGGCGCAAGACGCACAGTTTATTTGCACCACCTTTAGACCCGAGATGCTACAAGTTGCAGGAAACTTTTACGGCGTTTCATTCTCTGACAAAGTCAGCAGCATTACGGCCATTGAGCAAGCAGATGCCCTTCTGTTCGTTGAGGGCCAACGATAA
- a CDS encoding tyrosyl-DNA phosphodiesterase 1, whose amino-acid sequence MARHHKRVLEHQENGASVDDAVDLSIEDVESDNKKEDYENEDVGDRRKQSSSPEVERFVESVLRMERKVKDKGSPDKNTPKKGKTEKSRDKKKRKKEKRRRSSTNERGPDINETRKEDTSVFSSGEEEIEIVDEKESEARQLRKRRPSHGDSTQSSPLKAKKARRSRKRSLSDTNEDGENAELVKKDLPEKDVMQGGEFEAEEKAKSSPKKSTAEKAVKKHKGKRKSKSEPEKDNSFERDEESANFQDALKVDGANHNGNVSDGEAEIGQDANSEAVEAEDGAGNAESDAEPVDGSEDEEYDKKADIANEDVDTVEEDVEEISERADLGFELKDVRRANRPGRTRQTRSSFRRETRPKVETGNSDEPIELESSSEDDDMFEKGDNVIEIASDSDEDAEEESRKIPRTTSDGPRSEIQLLSNFGHELSSSSETSPDINTDTVSVHELLGDPYLVESVQFNFNVDVEYFLTFLHPDFLKKRRKLTFITGTPFLANHPRRKEIEEKCNIREVIANLPNRFASHHSKMMVNHFASGAVEIIISTANITQLDFSGLTQACWRSGKLYPGKTIGLTGKRFRLDLMRYLARYKQDVTNDLLKKLDHLNYSDIKVELVASAPGTFAYDDIPKGDVYGFGKLRQVLERNNLLLDENEEGKYNVLAQITSIAYPFRSSKNRTSSVFSHLLCPLFFKDWQKDLAPGGDSFQDHQDDFGYKAHIVFPTVEDIRHSNFGYFSGSAIHFKYTDTAVHQAQYEQNIKPYLYKWNYKGTQTGRELSPPHVKYYAVDNADNWKTLKWVLVGSHNLSKQAWGQPLQRSNNHYEVGSYELSVLIPGNEKQLVPTYKRDTLDDVSKEPIRFPFAIPPIPYSDSDKPWSPGFDLGNKKDRWGNTHHGSFAV is encoded by the coding sequence ATGGCAAGACACCACAAGAGGGTTTTGGAGCATCAGGAGAACGGGGCCTCAGTGGATGACGCCGTGGACCTCTCAATTGAGGACGTGGAGAGCGACAATAAGAAAGAGGATTATGAGAACGAGGATGTGGGTGACAGGAGGAAACAGCTGAGCTCACCTGAAGTCGAGAGATTTGTGGAGTCTGTGTTGAGGATGGAGCGTAAGGTGAAAGACAAAGGCTCACCTGACAAGAACACTCCAAAGAAAGGTAAAACCGAGAAACTGAGggacaagaaaaagagaaaaaaggaaaagagaaggagatccAGTACGAATGAACGAGGGCCTGATATCAACGAGACTCGAAAGGAGGATACTAGTGTCTTTTCTTCGGGCGAGGAGGAAATTGAAATTGTGGATGAGAAGGAGCTGGAAGCTCGTCAATTGCGTAAACGTCGTCCTTCTCATGGCGACCTGACTCAAAGCTCGCCTCTCAAGGCTAAGAAGGCTAGGAGATCGCGCAAGAGATCTCTTTCAGATACTaatgaagatggagaaaacGCTGAACTAGTGAAAAAAGATTTGCCCGAAAAGGACGTGATGCAGGGTGGAGAGTTTGAGGCGGAAGAAAAGGCGAAGAGCTCTCCCAAGAAAAGTACTGCCGAGAAGGCTGTTAAGAAGCACAAAGGCAAGAGGAAGTCCAAGAGTGAGCCCGAGAAGGATAACTCATTTGAGCGGGACGAGGAACTGGCTAATTTTCAGGATGCTCTTAAGGTTGATGGTGCAAATCATAATGGCAACGTGTCTGATGGTGAAGCTGAAATTGGTCAAGACGCAAATTCAGAGGCGGTCGAGGCAGAGGACGGTGCAGGGAATGCTGAATCCGATGCAGAGCCTGTCGATGGCTCGGAGGATGAAGAATATGACAAGAAGGCTGATATTGCTAATGAGGATGTTGATACTGTGGAggaagatgttgaagagatcagTGAGCGAGCAGATTTGGGCTTCGAGTTGAAGGATGTCAGGAGAGCAAATCGCCCTGGCCGCACTAGACAAACGAGGAGCTCTTTTAGGAGAGAAACAAGACCAAAAGTTGAGACGGGTAATTCTGATGAGCCTATCGAATTAGAAAGCTCCAGCGAAGACGATGATATGTTCGAGAAGGGCGACAACGTGATCGAGATCGCAAGTGATAGCGATGAAGATGCCGAGGAAGAGTCGAGGAAGATCCCACGTACTACTTCTGATGGACCGCGTTCTGAGATACAACTTCTCTCGAATTTTGGCCACGAGCTATCATCGTCACTGGAAACAAGTCCTGATATCAATACAGACACTGTGAGTGTACACGAACTCTTGGGCGATCCATACCTCGTCGAGTCTGTTCAGTTTAACTTCAATGTTGATGTGGAATATTTTTTGACGTTTCTCCATcctgatttcttgaagaagcgcAGGAAGTTAACTTTCATCACTGGCACACCCTTCCTTGCCAATCACCCAAGGCGCAAGGAGATTGAGGAGAAGTGTAATATTCGTGAAGTGATTGCCAACCTTCCAAATCGTTTTGCATCTCATCACTCAAAGATGATGGTGAACCATTTCGCCAGCGGCGCAGTTGAGATTATAATTCTGACAGCCAACATCACTCAGCTCGATTTCAGTGGTCTCACACAAGCTTGTTGGAGATCAGGTAAGCTATATCCGGGGAAAACCATAGGGTTGACTGGGAAACGCTTCCGATTGGACCTTATGCGTTACCTCGCTCGCTACAAACAAGATGTCACAAACGACTTACTTAAAAAGCTTGATCATCTCAACTATAGTGATATCAAAGTAGAGCTCGTTGCATCTGCGCCAGGTACTTTCGCTTACGACGATATTCCTAAAGGAGATGTCTATGGTTTTGGAAAGCTTAGGCAGGTTTTGGAGAGAAATAATTTGTTGCTTGATGAAAATGAGGAGGGTAAGTACAATGTTCTTGCCCAGATCACGTCCATAGCCTACCCCTTCAGGAGCAGCAAGAACAGGACCTCGTCAGTGTTCAGCCACTTGCTTTGCccactttttttcaaagattgGCAAAAGGATTTAGCTCCTGGCGGTGACTCGTTTCAGGACCACCAAGATGACTTCGGTTATAAGGCGCACATCGTTTTCCCTACTGTTGAAGATATAAGGCATAGCAACTTCGGATATTTCAGCGGTTCAGCCATCCACTTCAAATACACAGATACGGCAGTTCATCAGGCTCAATACGAACAGAACATCAAGCCATACTTGTACAAGTGGAACTATAAGGGAACACAAACAGGTCGTGAGTTGCTGCCGCCGCATGTCAAGTATTATGCTGTGGATAATGCTGACAACTGGAAGACCTTGAAGTGGGTGCTTGTTGGAAGCCACAATCTCTCGAAGCAAGCCTGGGGACAGCCTTTACAACGCTCCAATAATCATTACGAGGTAGGCAGCTATGAGCTCAGTGTCTTGATACCTGGTAACGAGAAGCAGCTTGTGCCAACTTACAAGAGAGACACCCTCGATGATGTTAGCAAGGAACCTATAAGGTTTCCCTTTGCAATCCCTCCTATCCCCTACTCTGATTCTGACAAACCATGGAGTCCTGGCTTCGATTTGGGCAATAAGAAGGATCGATGGGGAAATACCCATCATGGGTCCTTTGCCGTGTAA
- the SLD1 gene encoding Sld1p, translating into MPDKILSPQQVQNLIAQGKAIVIYKDYVLNLTPWLPYHPGGDKAVYHMVGRDATDEMLAYHGPEAIEVFHKWKVGRINYPWKNLLPPIQGAVYSEGTKVVHGKDGKLGELLDDSGRDSSSSVEISSASSSESDVEEATLSENYHKSGYPPQKVTPVVPQNVGVVSFKNVDEIFPVDRKSIIVDPKEALTNYDNELSRRDMISLPSLDYETQTDLRNKYNQLHAKVIKAGLYQCDYWNYVREVVKLGSLALYSFSFLHLGYYTISAVLIAMAWHQGTFIAHDAGHVSITHNYQFDNVFGMFIAAWCGGLSLGWWKRNHNVHHLITNDPVHDPDIQHLPFFAVSVRLFNNVYSTYYDKFLWFDAVARKMIPLQEYLYYPILAFGRFNLYRLSWTHVLMGEGPRHGSAAWFRWFELAGLSFFFYWFFYIVVGQCVEGGWNKLWYVMASHICTMLVHVQITLSHFAMSTADLGVSESFASRQLRTTMDVDCPQWLDFLHGGLQFQAIHHLFPRMPRHNLRAAQPYVLDFCKEVGLPYSIYGFGKGNQIIISKLGEIGKQCSIMLDCTRKLSEEKTPVTEMI; encoded by the coding sequence ATGCCCGATAAAATTCTTCTGCCCCAGCAAGTGCAGAATCTTATTGCTCAGGGCAAAGCTATCGTGATCTACAAAGACTACGTGCTCAATCTTACACCCTGGCTTCCCTACCATCCTGGAGGAGACAAAGCTGTATACCACATGGTGGGGAGAGACGCTACCGACGAGATGTTGGCATACCACGGGCCTGAAGCGATAGAAGTATTCCATAAATGGAAAGTGGGAAGAATAAATTATCCTTGGAAAAACTTGTTGCCGCCAATTCAGGGCGCAGTGTATAGTGAGGGCACCAAGGTGGTTCACGGGAAAGACGGGAAGCTCGGAGAATTATTGGACGATTCCGGTAgagattcttcttcgagtGTAGAAATTTCCAGTGCCAGCTCATCCGAACTGGAtgtggaagaagcaacCTTGTCTGAAAACTATCACAAAAGCGGCTACCCTCCACAGAAAGTGACTCCCGTTGTACCTCAGAACGTGGGCGTCGTgtccttcaaaaatgtGGATGAAATATTTCCTGTGGACCGGAAACTGATTATAGTTGACCCCAAGGAAGCGCTCACCAACTACGACAATGAGCTTTCTCGTCGTGACATGATTTCATTACCCTCGCTAGATTACGAAACCCAGACCGACTTGAGGAATAAGTACAACCAGCTTCATGCCAAAGTGATCAAAGCTGGGCTTTACCAGTGCGATTACTGGAATTACGTTCGTGAAGTCGTGAAGCTTGGGTCGCTTGCATTATattccttctctttccttcaTTTGGGCTATTACACTATCAGTGCCGTGCTAATTGCCATGGCTTGGCATCAGGGAACGTTCATTGCTCACGATGCTGGCCACGTATCCATCACGCATAACTATCAGTTCGACAACGTTTTCGGTATGTTCATTGCTGCATGGTGTGGTGGCCTAAGTCTCGGCTGGTGGAAACGGAACCATAACGTGCATCatctcatcaccaacgacCCAGTTCACGACCCAGATATTCAGCATTTGCCATTTTTTGCGGTGAGTGTGAGACTATTTAACAATGTGTACTCCACTTACTACGACAAGTTCCTTTGGTTTGATGCTGTTGCCCGCAAGATGATCCCATTACAGGAATACCTATACTACCCTATATTAGCGTTCGGACGTTTCAACCTCTATAGATTGCTGTGGACCCATGTGTTGATGGGTGAGGGTCCCCGTCACGGTTCTGCTGCCTGGTTTAGGTGGTTTGAATTGGCCGGGCtctcattctttttctacTGGTTCTTCTACATAGTCGTCGGCCAATGCGTGGAGGGCGGATGGAACAAGCTTTGGTACGTTATGGCGTCTCACATTTGCACTATGCTTGTTCACGTACAGATCACCTTGTCTCACTTTGCCATGTCCACTGCAGACTTAGGGGTTAGCGAATCATTTGCTTCTAGACAATTGAGAACCACCATGGATGTCGACTGCCCTCAATGGCTCGACTTTTTACATGGAGGTCTTCAGTTCCAGGCAATTCACCATTTGTTCCCACGAATGCCCAGGCACAACTTGAGGGCCGCCCAACCGTACGTGCTTGACTTCTGCAAGGAAGTTGGGTTGCCGTATTCAATCTATGGGTTTGGAAAGGGTAATCAGATCATCATAAGCAAGCTAGGCGAAATTGGCAAACAATGCTCAATAATGTTGGATTGCACGAGGAAGTTGCTGGAGGAGAAAACCCCAGTGACTGAAATGATATAA
- a CDS encoding putative metalloendopeptidase, with translation MTIQFNYNSGEIVSSSAVIVSGRTSYNIRRGLVQFVNNQNRVFPPQFFEVNNGQFKALVHVSPGEPNNFEVHILNEASLDPSGFPVNHQNVVDSGRLTLFFNPLPQNKPVHLCVILGRDSNGAYDMPKYKLNQGQQAHLATAIQRLKVAARMMQAFTQDEFHRLGLSNRSFQFVEETVSHQAIFGYNVDSPTPHQEVKVHVLRSPKTVAELRNPDYAQQYPDAKDNGWLFGHAIDLIKNTPEIYASYKQTNTAIQCAVMYLDSTWNKKFITTHAALGGGTGEVKLAIFGSHGLHSYPFTFPQISTTLTDGTKLSTNEVANDCNQCGTTWECHNICLGAFMHEIGHSFGSPHQTDGVMLRDYMWWNRCFVTREVRCLRDGSNGRIINPDGSWPKECHWNIRDLIRYFYHDSFSIPVDDNDQTFPKSYATTMKPDNSYSNAEVPLSYPVGEGKVSIKSDAGIFMIELVHDDLARHHTVFYPKSYCGPGLQHEINLDYHQCLRDIRSAQHDAGENFAVRVLSVAGDLWIPDFKKHCHSANTINSDFGLGRGTIAGVKSALLGSEKGQMKYIGFDVNGIYKIRVYHGGALDGFTIYYKSTTEQNNAPPVPPRHGGSLSRFMNKLNIQDHKAPAGQGEATLGNKRPHYTDFDLQPGETIEKFSFRNGQWMDAMRIHTTKGRASPMLGNANGGHLSSLATPGPEFHIVGMYGYTGSWMDGLGLIYAKLK, from the coding sequence ATGACAATTCAGTTCAATTATAACAGCGGTGAGATTGTCTCGCTGCTGGCAGTTATAGTGTCTGGAAGAACCAGCTATAACATAAGAAGAGGGCTTGTCCAGTTTGTGAACAACCAAAATAGAGTGTTCCCGCCACAgttctttgaagtcaataATGGCCAGTTCAAAGCGCTAGTTCATGTTTCTCCAGGGGAACCAAACAACTTTGAAGTCCATATCCTAAATGAGGCATCCTTGGATCCTAGTGGGTTTCCTGTCAACCACCAGAATGTCGTTGATTCGGGACGATTGACGTTATTTTTCAATCCTCTACCCCAAAATAAGCCTGTGCATTTATGTGTCATTTTGGGAAGGGACTCGAATGGTGCTTACGACATGCCCAAGTATAAGTTGAATCAGGGTCAGCAGGCTCACTTGGCCACGGCTATTCAGCGGCTCAAAGTGGCTGCTAGAATGATGCAGGCATTCACCCAGGATGAGTTCCACCGTTTGGGACTCAGTAACAGATCCTTTCAATTCGTGGAGGAAACAGTGAGCCACCAGGCCATTTTTGGCTACAATGTGGACTCGCCGACTCCTCATCAGGAAGTGAAGGTGCACGTTTTGCGGTCCCCAAAGACCGTTGCTGAGCTCAGAAACCCCGATTATGCCCAGCAGTACCCTGACGCTAAGGATAACGGTTGGTTGTTTGGACATGCCATTGACCTTATCAAAAACACTCCAGAAATTTATGCTTCATATAAGCAGACAAATACAGCGATACAATGTGCGGTGATGTACCTAGACTCCACGTGGAATAAGAAGTTTATTACCACTCACGCTGCGTTGGGTGGTGGCACCGGAGAAGTAAAGCTTGCCATTTTTGGGTCCCATGGCCTTCACTCTTACCCTTTCACATTTCCACAAATTTCAACTACACTTACTGACGGTACCAAGCTATCTACCAATGAAGTGGCCAATGACTGTAACCAGTGTGGTACTACATGGGAATGTCATAATATCTGCTTGGGCGCTTTCATGCACGAAATTGGTCATCTGTTTGGCCTGCCTCATCAGACTGACGGTGTGATGCTTCGAGACTATATGTGGTGGAACCGCTGTTTTGTTACCAGGGAGGTGAGGTGTCTTCGTGATGGTTCCAACGGTCGAATTATCAATCCTGATGGTCTGTGGCCGAAAGAGTGCCACTGGAATATTCGTGACTTGATCAGATACTTCTATCATGACTCATTTTCGATTCCCGTGGATGACAACGACCAGACTTTCCCCAAGAGCTATGCCACTACAATGAAGCCGGACAATCTGTACTCCAATGCCGAAGTGCCCTTGCTGTATCCTGTTGGCGAAGGTAAGGTGAGTATCAAGTCAGACGCCGGTATTTTTATGATTGAGCTTGTACATGATGACTTGGCTCGTCATCACACGGTGTTTTACCCGAAATCATACTGCGGGCCCGGATTGCAGCATGAGATTAATCTAGACTACCATCAATGCTTACGAGACATCAGGCTGGCTCAACACGATGCTGGAGAAAATTTTGCTGTCCGAGTTTTGTCAGTGGCAGGTGATCTCTGGATTCCggacttcaagaaacactGCCACCTGGCTAACACTATAAACAGCGACTTTGGCCTTGGAAGAGGCACCATCGCAGGTGTGAAGAGTGCTCTTCTTGGCTCCGAAAAAGGTCAGATGAAATACATTGGGTTCGATGTAAACGGAATTTACAAAATCCGTGTATATCACGGAGGCGCATTGGATGGCTTTACTATCTACTACAAGAGCACTACTGAACAAAATAACGCACCTCCGGTCCCTCCAAGACATGGTGGTAGTCTAAGTCGGTTTAtgaacaagttgaataTTCAGGATCACAAGGCTCCTGCCGGCCAGGGGGAAGCCACCTTGGGTAACAAGAGACCACACTACACTGATTTCGATCTTCAGCCAGGAGAGACCATAGAGAAGTTTAGTTTTAGAAACGGCCAATGGATGGATGCAATGAGGATACACACGACCAAGGGCCGTGCTTCGCCTATGCTAGGAAACGCAAACGGTGGGCACTTGTCGTCACTTGCCACCCCGGGCCCGGAATTCCACATTGTCGGAATGTATGGATACACTGGAAGCTGGATGGATGGATTGGGACTTATATACGCCAAACTCAAGTAG